A single genomic interval of Raphanus sativus cultivar WK10039 unplaced genomic scaffold, ASM80110v3 Scaffold1358, whole genome shotgun sequence harbors:
- the LOC108845266 gene encoding uncharacterized protein LOC108845266: MTVTDFLPLVEKIRKRIGSWTGRFLSYAGHLQLINSVIRSLTNFWMADFRLPSGCIKEIDRICSAFLWSGPELNGRKAKISWSEVCRTKQEGGLGLRPLKEVNLVSVLKLLWRVLSAKSLWVNWIKIYLIRKSSIWMIKESTQGGSWMWRKILKCRELAKSFYKVEVRNGSETSFWYENWSSLGCLHDTLGDGGYIDLGISATATVEDSRNHRRRNHRVQFLNTIEVEIEKFKRNWSQEEDISLWKNDKGKYKKSFSTKDTWLCIREKHVLYSWHKMIWFKHATPRDAFVSWMAVRGVGSVMRGTLRDQYTTRWESLIQMISGGNSGWSKVKIFTVRYMFQSAIHMLWRERNGRRHGEPPSPVAVLIKRLDKNMRNIFLVIQRRGDCEYKKGLENWFESRREVISVRVRADA, translated from the exons ATGACGGTAACTGATTTTCTTCCTCTTGTGGAAAAGATTAGAAAAAGAATTGGTTCTTGGACAGGCAGATTTCTCTCTTATGCGGGGCACTTGCAGTTGATAAACTCGGTGATTAGAAGCTTAACAAACTTCTGGATGGCAGATTTTAGGCTACCAAGCGGATGCATAAAAGAAATCGATCGGATATGCTCTGCTTTTTTGTGGTCGGGTCCAGAATTGAATGGACGAAAAGCAAAGATATCTTGGTCTGAGGTCTGCAGAACGAAGCAAGAAGGTGGTCTGGGCTTAAGACCTCTCAAAGAAGTTAATTTGGTGTCTGTTTTGAAGCTACTATGGAGGGTTCTATCAGCAAAGTCCTTATGGGTAAACTGGATAAAAATTTATCTCATTAGAAAAAGCTCGATATGGATGATCAAGGAGAGTACTCAAGGAGGGTCATGGATGTGGCGTAAGATTTTGAAATGTCGAGAACTTGCAAAGTCTTTCTATAAGGTGGAAGTGAGAAATGGAAGTGAAACCTCTTTCTGGTATGAGAATTGGTCCTCTTTGGGTTGTTTGCATGATACATTGGGAGATGGTGGCTATATTGATCTGGGAATCTCTGCAACTGCCACTGTGGAGGACAGTAGAAATCATAGAAGAAGAAATCATCGGGTTCAATTCCTCAATACTATTGAAGTGGAGATTGAGAAGTTTAAAAGGAATTGGTCCCAAGAGGAGGATATATCTTTATGGAAGAATGACAAAGGCAAGTATAAGAAGAGTTTCTCAACAAAGGATACATGGCTCTGTATAAGAGAGAAGCATGTACTTTACTCATGGCACAAAATGATTTGGTTTAAGCATGCTACACCGAGAGATGCTTTTGTTTCTTGGATGGCTGTAAGAG GTGTGGGAAGCGTAATGAGAGGAACTCTTAGGGATCAGTACACGACTAGGTGGGAGAGTCTTATACAAATGATCTCAGGAGGAAACTCAGGTTGGAGCAAGGTGAAGATATTCACGGTGAGATACATGTTTCAATCTGCAATCCACATGTtatggagagagagaaatgGGAGACGTCATGGAGAACCTCCATCACCTGTAGCGGTTCTAATTAAAAGATTAGACAAGAATATGAGAAACATATTCTTGGTTATCCAGAGAAGAGGAGACTGTGAGTACAAGAAGGGATTGGAGAATTGGTTTGAATCTCGCAGAGAAGTGATTTCAGTAAGAGTGAGAGCTGATGCctag